A region from the Pseudomonas sp. P8_229 genome encodes:
- the pnuC gene encoding nicotinamide riboside transporter PnuC: MSGLELFAAALGVIAVWLTVKQNPWCWPIGLVMVLLYSWIFYDVKLYSDMLLQVIYAALQVYGWWQWTRAGTLHDGRDVTRLDRRSILLGLSVGALGSLLLGAAMAHWTDAAQPWLDAALTAFSLVAQLWMAQKRLQCWALWFVLDVIFVGLFLYKGLYLTAALYALFTLIAVQGWREWRADPALQP; encoded by the coding sequence ATGTCCGGGCTTGAACTGTTTGCCGCCGCCCTCGGTGTGATCGCCGTCTGGCTGACGGTCAAACAGAATCCATGGTGCTGGCCGATCGGCCTGGTCATGGTGTTGCTGTACAGCTGGATCTTCTATGACGTGAAGCTGTACTCGGACATGTTGCTGCAAGTGATCTACGCCGCGCTGCAAGTCTACGGCTGGTGGCAATGGACCCGCGCCGGAACCCTGCATGACGGGCGCGACGTCACGCGTCTGGACCGACGCTCGATCCTGCTCGGTCTGAGCGTGGGCGCCCTCGGCAGCCTGCTGCTGGGGGCGGCCATGGCGCACTGGACTGACGCCGCGCAGCCGTGGCTCGATGCCGCACTGACGGCATTCAGCCTGGTCGCGCAATTGTGGATGGCGCAGAAACGCCTGCAATGCTGGGCGCTGTGGTTCGTGCTGGATGTGATTTTCGTCGGCCTGTTTCTTTATAAGGGGCTGTACCTCACCGCCGCACTGTATGCCCTGTTCACCCTGATTGCGGTGCAAGGCTGGCGTGAGTGGCGCGCCGATCCGGCGTTGCAGCCATGA
- a CDS encoding AAA family ATPase, producing MKVVVLTGPESTGKSWLAADLQAHFGGLRVDEYVRWFIEQNPRDTCLNDIPDIARGQLQWEDQARAQQPGLLILDTHLLSNILWSQTLFGDCPAWLEPELLARHYDLHLVLSPEQIDWTDDGQRCQPQLSERMAFFQATRDWLEQHGQTLQIIQGNWDERRAQAFEAVADLLAD from the coding sequence ATGAAGGTCGTGGTCCTGACCGGCCCTGAATCCACGGGCAAGAGCTGGCTGGCGGCCGACCTTCAGGCGCATTTTGGTGGTTTGCGGGTGGATGAATACGTGCGCTGGTTCATCGAACAAAATCCGCGCGATACCTGCCTCAACGACATCCCCGACATCGCCCGTGGACAGTTGCAATGGGAAGATCAGGCACGGGCGCAGCAACCCGGGCTGCTGATTCTCGACACCCATCTGCTGAGCAACATTCTGTGGAGCCAGACTCTGTTCGGCGATTGCCCGGCATGGCTGGAACCGGAGCTGTTGGCGCGGCACTACGACCTGCACCTGGTGTTGTCGCCGGAGCAGATCGACTGGACCGACGATGGCCAGCGTTGCCAGCCGCAACTCAGCGAACGCATGGCGTTCTTTCAAGCCACCCGCGACTGGCTTGAACAGCATGGGCAAACGCTGCAGATCATTCAGGGCAACTGGGATGAGCGCCGCGCGCAGGCTTTCGAGGCGGTCGCTGATTTATTGGCTGATTGA
- a CDS encoding methyl-accepting chemotaxis protein has translation MNSLRSVSISRRLWLILIVAVVMLLTLGVLMLKQIHDDLYHAKAQKTQHVVQTASGLLTYYHDLETAGTLTRDAAQKQALTAIRGLRYDQSDYFWINDLTPVMVMHPTNPKLEGQNLSAIRDPDGFAVFNEMVAIAKSRGAGMVDYRWPKPGASEPVAKTSYVKLFEPWGWVLGSGVYIDDVQSEFRGQVIKATIIGLVIALIMALLVILIARSIVRPLQETVNAMANIASGESDLTRSLDTHGQDEVTQLAHHFNAFTAKLRRVIGDLQVSASALGQSSSELGNDATQAQQRSQQQSQQMELVATAINEVTYGVQDVAKNAEHAAAEMRDAEAQAQQGQINIDGSLQQIDKLSGTIDQAVEVIRTLAAESTQIGSVLEVIRSIAEQTNLLALNAAIEAARAGEQGRGFAVVADEVRLLAQRTQKSTAEIQTMIERLQNHSEAAVKVIGDSSKASQLTIEQAGLAGASLNAIGQALRNLNGLNASIASATLQQAHVVEDINQNVTQAAGLSHSTALAAEQSSAASVKLGQLSEQLNQLLRQFRV, from the coding sequence CCGACGCTTGTGGCTCATTTTGATTGTGGCCGTGGTCATGTTGTTGACTTTGGGCGTGTTGATGCTCAAGCAGATCCACGATGACCTGTACCACGCCAAGGCGCAGAAAACCCAGCATGTGGTGCAAACCGCCAGCGGCCTGCTGACCTACTATCATGACCTGGAAACTGCCGGCACCCTCACCCGCGACGCCGCACAGAAACAGGCGCTGACCGCCATTCGTGGCCTGCGCTACGACCAGAGCGACTACTTCTGGATCAACGACCTCACGCCCGTGATGGTAATGCACCCGACCAACCCCAAACTTGAAGGCCAGAACCTCTCGGCAATCCGCGATCCCGACGGTTTCGCGGTGTTCAACGAGATGGTCGCGATCGCCAAAAGCCGGGGCGCAGGCATGGTCGATTACCGTTGGCCCAAGCCCGGCGCCAGCGAGCCGGTGGCCAAGACTTCCTACGTCAAACTGTTCGAACCGTGGGGCTGGGTGCTCGGCTCCGGCGTCTATATCGATGATGTGCAGAGCGAGTTCCGCGGCCAGGTGATCAAGGCCACGATAATCGGCCTGGTGATCGCCTTGATCATGGCCCTGCTGGTGATCCTGATTGCCCGCAGCATCGTGCGCCCGCTGCAGGAAACCGTGAATGCCATGGCCAACATCGCCAGCGGCGAAAGCGACCTGACCCGCAGTCTCGATACCCACGGCCAGGACGAAGTCACGCAACTGGCGCATCACTTCAACGCTTTTACCGCCAAGTTGCGCCGGGTCATCGGTGATTTGCAGGTCTCGGCCAGCGCGCTGGGCCAGTCGTCCAGTGAGCTGGGCAACGATGCCACCCAGGCCCAGCAACGCAGCCAGCAGCAATCGCAGCAGATGGAACTGGTGGCAACCGCGATCAATGAAGTGACCTACGGCGTGCAGGACGTGGCGAAGAATGCCGAACACGCCGCCGCTGAAATGCGCGACGCCGAAGCCCAGGCGCAACAGGGCCAGATCAACATCGACGGCAGCCTGCAACAGATCGACAAGCTGTCCGGGACCATTGATCAAGCCGTCGAAGTGATTCGTACGCTGGCGGCGGAAAGCACGCAGATCGGCAGTGTGCTGGAGGTGATCCGTTCGATTGCCGAGCAGACCAACCTGCTGGCGCTCAACGCAGCCATCGAAGCGGCGCGTGCCGGTGAACAGGGCCGCGGCTTTGCGGTGGTGGCCGATGAGGTTCGGCTGTTGGCGCAGCGCACGCAAAAATCGACGGCGGAAATCCAGACCATGATCGAACGCCTGCAGAATCACTCCGAAGCGGCGGTCAAGGTCATCGGCGACAGCAGCAAGGCCTCGCAACTGACCATCGAACAGGCCGGCCTCGCCGGTGCCAGCCTGAACGCCATCGGCCAGGCACTGCGCAACCTCAATGGCCTGAACGCTTCGATTGCCAGCGCCACGCTGCAACAGGCGCATGTGGTCGAGGACATCAATCAGAACGTCACCCAGGCGGCCGGCCTGTCCCACAGCACGGCGCTGGCGGCGGAGCAGTCGAGTGCAGCGAGCGTTAAGCTTGGGCAATTAAGTGAGCAGCTGAACCAGCTTCTACGCCAGTTCCGCGTCTAA
- a CDS encoding adhesin — MNRSLLLLALFSCASAMADPSSVNNADIQDTGVQYHGNFNVNQAAGDQMQQVNTKAIAIGTNASASTIVRQKLDTPANPSMNASANIGGNSFSNGNGILGVNQGAGANNQMANVTRVSISAAPQSVDDSALSQQNVALLPSSGATGTSPGSRQVTTSDQAFTGSRGVIQVNQSAGVGNRMANTLSIRVAD, encoded by the coding sequence ATGAATCGTTCCCTTCTGCTGCTTGCCCTCTTCAGCTGCGCCAGCGCAATGGCCGATCCAAGTTCCGTGAACAACGCAGACATCCAGGATACCGGTGTGCAATACCACGGCAACTTCAACGTCAACCAGGCGGCCGGCGACCAGATGCAACAGGTCAACACCAAGGCGATCGCCATCGGCACCAATGCCAGCGCCTCGACCATCGTCAGGCAAAAGCTCGATACACCCGCCAACCCGTCGATGAACGCCAGCGCCAACATTGGTGGCAACTCTTTCAGTAATGGCAACGGGATCCTGGGCGTGAACCAGGGTGCCGGGGCCAACAACCAGATGGCCAACGTGACGCGCGTCAGCATCAGTGCTGCCCCGCAGAGCGTTGACGACAGCGCCCTTTCGCAACAGAACGTGGCGCTTTTACCGAGCTCAGGAGCAACTGGCACCTCACCCGGCAGTCGCCAGGTCACGACAAGTGATCAGGCCTTCACCGGCAGCCGAGGGGTGATCCAGGTGAACCAGAGTGCCGG